From the genome of Mycobacterium dioxanotrophicus, one region includes:
- a CDS encoding RbsD/FucU domain-containing protein codes for MATKVRLLHERLAAVVSQLRHGEMVVVADAGSGTSPASLVPLSGAVEVIDVGIAPGLPTVADLVSVLWEVGDFEAAIVTEEMATVNPSGRRRVSDLVGDASVHELRYLPNFYRLRDRAKVFIQTGDYAVHGNVVLVAGYPSPPIPLAWLTSSTWFAELGEA; via the coding sequence ATGGCAACGAAAGTCCGGCTTCTGCACGAACGCTTGGCCGCCGTGGTGAGTCAGCTTCGGCACGGCGAGATGGTCGTCGTCGCCGATGCGGGCAGCGGCACGTCGCCGGCCAGTCTGGTACCGCTGTCGGGAGCGGTCGAGGTGATCGACGTGGGCATCGCGCCCGGTCTGCCCACCGTCGCCGATCTCGTCTCGGTGCTGTGGGAGGTCGGCGACTTCGAGGCGGCGATCGTCACCGAGGAGATGGCGACGGTCAACCCGTCGGGACGCCGAAGAGTCTCGGACCTTGTGGGCGACGCCAGCGTGCATGAATTACGTTATCTCCCAAACTTTTACCGACTGCGTGACCGGGCGAAGGTCTTCATTCAGACCGGCGACTATGCGGTGCACGGCAATGTGGTGCTGGTGGCGGGTTACCCGAGCCCGCCGATCCCTTTGGCGTGGCTGACCTCCTCGACCTGGTTCGCCGAGCTCGGCGAGGCGTGA
- a CDS encoding alpha/beta hydrolase, producing the protein MPFLEGERGRFYYRHWDAEAPRAQVLLLHGFGEHTGHYHRLAGQLNAVGLDVWGTDHIGHGHTGGPAGMFASVGDLASNAAVLLGVMAARRLPVVIVGHSLGAVTGALLVLEKPSAAVGLVMTGAPLWGLPERGEHDLVMSADEAYLDALENDPLGFDTAQSEPNLWRALETAGYDVRRELGALDIPVLLINGEHDVFAPPRKAAEFAAELRRGRAVPIRGGHHDIPNDVAHRRVAALVAEACLGWRG; encoded by the coding sequence ATGCCGTTTCTCGAGGGCGAACGCGGCCGGTTCTACTACCGACACTGGGATGCCGAGGCGCCCAGGGCCCAGGTCCTGCTGCTGCACGGTTTCGGCGAGCACACGGGGCACTATCACCGTCTCGCCGGCCAGCTCAATGCCGTGGGACTCGACGTCTGGGGCACCGACCACATCGGTCACGGCCATACCGGGGGACCGGCCGGGATGTTCGCATCGGTCGGTGACCTGGCGTCGAACGCCGCGGTGCTGCTCGGTGTGATGGCGGCCCGCCGACTGCCGGTGGTGATCGTCGGGCATTCCCTCGGCGCGGTGACCGGTGCGCTGCTGGTTCTCGAAAAGCCGTCGGCTGCAGTCGGTCTGGTGATGACGGGTGCGCCGCTGTGGGGTCTGCCGGAACGTGGCGAACACGACCTCGTCATGTCCGCCGACGAGGCTTACCTGGACGCACTGGAAAACGACCCGCTGGGATTCGACACGGCGCAGTCCGAGCCGAATCTCTGGCGCGCGCTGGAAACCGCCGGATATGACGTGCGGCGAGAACTGGGGGCGCTCGACATCCCGGTCCTGTTGATCAACGGCGAGCACGACGTCTTCGCGCCACCGCGCAAGGCCGCCGAATTTGCCGCCGAACTTCGACGCGGGCGGGCGGTGCCGATCCGCGGCGGCCATCACGACATCCCGAACGATGTCGCGCACCGCCGGGTCGCGGCGTTGGTTGCTGAGGCGTGTCTGGGTTGGCGCGGATAG
- a CDS encoding HAD hydrolase-like protein, with amino-acid sequence MSTSAMTWTCVLFDLDGTIANSAKNITESFAATLNELGLPVPAPDALRTWVGPPPAETFRVRFGFDDAAAEHARQLYRKHYQRIGNADIRPFDEVLPALEALAQQDIPMAVATSKPEHTAVEVLGRLGLARYFVTVSGASRDETISDKASIVGEALRRLTADGVDTSNPVMVGDRLHDVLGAAEHGVPTILVDWGYGEPVEHARALVTVGSADALTETLLGR; translated from the coding sequence GTGAGCACCTCAGCCATGACGTGGACCTGCGTGCTGTTCGACCTCGACGGCACCATCGCCAACTCGGCCAAGAACATCACCGAATCCTTCGCCGCGACGCTGAACGAGCTGGGGCTACCCGTCCCGGCACCCGACGCACTGCGCACGTGGGTGGGTCCGCCACCGGCAGAGACGTTCCGGGTGCGGTTCGGCTTCGACGACGCCGCGGCCGAGCACGCCCGGCAGCTCTATCGCAAGCACTACCAACGGATCGGCAACGCCGACATCCGGCCGTTCGACGAGGTCCTTCCCGCTCTCGAAGCACTTGCGCAACAAGATATTCCGATGGCGGTGGCGACGTCGAAACCTGAGCACACCGCGGTCGAGGTGCTCGGACGGTTGGGACTGGCACGCTATTTCGTGACAGTCTCAGGTGCTTCGAGAGACGAAACGATCAGCGACAAGGCGTCGATCGTCGGCGAAGCACTACGTCGCCTGACCGCCGACGGCGTGGACACCAGCAATCCGGTGATGGTCGGTGATCGCCTGCACGACGTCCTCGGCGCAGCCGAGCATGGTGTTCCCACCATCCTCGTCGACTGGGGATACGGAGAACCCGTCGAGCACGCCCGGGCGCTTGTCACGGTCGGTTCGGCGGACGCGCTCACGGAGACTCTGCTCGGGCGGTGA
- a CDS encoding MFS transporter, with protein MASTAAGIEHTVTEHEGRLQGADLRRAITAAAIGNFITWFDFAAYGFLAVLLGQIFFPSENPAASLLATFAAFGVAFLMNPIGGFVFGRLGDKVGRKKILATAILLMSASTFAVGLLPGYASIGIAAPVLLVALRILQGFAAGGEPGGAATFLVESAARGRRARTVSFWHCSSYLANAVASVLVLTLNAILSDAAMFDWGWRIPFLVAGPLGLVGLYLRLRLNDTAEFERLQSTGEVSQTPVKDALTTSRCQVIQVIGCIAFQAAAFYFIFVYMQTYLQSQVGFSFGMASASTVICLCAAALAIFVFAWLSDHFGRKPVIILGAVASTLIVFPAFAAFSTANTALIVAVHAAMGVCLAMFMSASGAAMVEIFPSRVRYAGFSIGFNISVAIFGGTAPYVATWLIDATGSPVSPSAILIVTGLMAIAAASTLHETAGRRLDATIGALDPIRVGE; from the coding sequence ATGGCAAGCACCGCGGCAGGGATCGAGCACACCGTGACCGAACACGAGGGCCGATTGCAGGGCGCGGACCTGCGTCGCGCCATCACCGCAGCAGCCATCGGCAACTTCATCACCTGGTTCGACTTCGCCGCCTACGGATTCCTGGCCGTGCTGCTCGGCCAGATCTTCTTCCCCTCCGAGAATCCGGCGGCCAGCCTGCTCGCGACGTTCGCCGCCTTCGGCGTGGCGTTCCTGATGAACCCGATCGGCGGGTTCGTCTTCGGACGGCTCGGCGACAAGGTCGGGCGCAAGAAGATCCTCGCCACCGCGATCCTGTTGATGTCGGCCTCCACCTTTGCCGTCGGCCTGCTGCCCGGTTACGCCAGCATCGGCATCGCCGCACCGGTATTGCTCGTCGCGCTGCGCATCCTGCAGGGGTTCGCGGCTGGCGGCGAACCCGGCGGGGCCGCAACATTTCTCGTCGAGTCCGCGGCCCGGGGCCGACGCGCCCGCACCGTCAGCTTCTGGCACTGCTCGAGTTATCTCGCCAATGCGGTCGCATCGGTACTGGTGCTCACCCTCAACGCCATCCTCAGCGACGCCGCGATGTTCGACTGGGGCTGGCGCATCCCGTTTCTCGTCGCGGGGCCACTCGGGCTCGTCGGGCTGTACCTGCGCCTGCGGCTGAACGACACAGCCGAATTCGAGCGGCTGCAAAGCACGGGCGAAGTGAGCCAGACACCGGTCAAAGACGCCTTGACGACGAGCCGCTGCCAGGTCATCCAAGTCATCGGCTGCATCGCGTTCCAGGCCGCGGCGTTCTACTTCATCTTCGTCTACATGCAGACCTACCTACAGTCCCAAGTCGGGTTCTCGTTCGGCATGGCATCGGCGTCGACCGTCATCTGTCTGTGTGCGGCGGCGCTGGCGATATTTGTATTCGCCTGGCTCTCTGACCATTTCGGCCGCAAGCCTGTCATCATCCTGGGTGCCGTGGCCAGCACGCTGATCGTCTTCCCCGCCTTCGCCGCGTTCTCCACCGCGAACACCGCGTTGATCGTGGCCGTGCACGCGGCCATGGGTGTGTGCCTGGCGATGTTCATGTCCGCCTCCGGCGCGGCGATGGTGGAGATCTTCCCCAGCCGCGTGCGGTACGCCGGATTCTCGATCGGTTTCAACATCTCTGTAGCGATCTTCGGTGGAACGGCGCCCTATGTCGCGACCTGGTTGATCGACGCGACCGGAAGCCCGGTGTCGCCGTCGGCGATTCTCATCGTGACGGGACTGATGGCGATCGCCGCCGCGTCGACCCTGCATGAAACCGCCGGCCGCAGGCTCGATGCCACGATCGGCGCGCTCGACCCGATTAGGGTTGGCGAGTGA
- a CDS encoding LpqN/LpqT family lipoprotein, with translation MPLASGQVFAGFTIVRLVGTGGMGEVYLAAHPRLPREDALKVLPQTVSADNEFRQRFIREADMAATLWHPHIVGVHDRGEFEGRLWISMDYVDGYDAARLLHDVYPSGMPAADVIEIIAAVGDALDYAHQRKLLHRDVKPANILVAGKHGAKRRIMLTDFGIARRADEVNGLTSTNITVGSMSYTAPEQLMGQTLDGRADQYSLAATAYRLFTGSPPYAHSNPAVVISHHLSSPVPKLAATKPELAVFDSVMAKGLAKDPKDRYDTCHDFANALAEAAAGASATLKMPALAPPPPVAQQPLAAPPMAPPPMPVPPRPMSPSNPSSAPAPRPTPPSEPPVFTSSWSVAEPPRKPPTNPPMPAPATNFGPPPLPYVAPVKKSGGKRKGLLIAGALAAVVLIVGGVTLAVTSGGDNAAPGPQTTTAASSTSPTTTASTPPQPPGHSYTIADYIRDNKVAETPIHRADPGAPVFTMPTPPPWTDAGTRTPAWAYSAIVNDSVTPTDPPSVISLISKLVGDVDTNKLLEFAPNELQNLAEYEPVGGVTRGNLNGFPSVSLGGSYVKDGRRRAITQKTVTMPIPGGAFVLQINADSLYRDMSSLTDINKVIDAQATIVMP, from the coding sequence ATGCCGTTGGCTAGCGGTCAAGTCTTCGCGGGGTTCACCATCGTCAGGTTGGTGGGCACTGGCGGCATGGGCGAGGTATATCTGGCGGCCCATCCCCGACTGCCGCGCGAGGACGCCCTCAAGGTGCTTCCGCAGACCGTTAGCGCAGATAATGAGTTCCGGCAGCGGTTCATCCGCGAAGCCGACATGGCCGCCACGCTGTGGCACCCCCACATCGTGGGCGTCCACGATCGGGGCGAGTTCGAAGGCCGGTTGTGGATCTCGATGGACTACGTCGACGGCTACGACGCCGCCCGGCTGCTGCACGACGTGTATCCGTCGGGCATGCCCGCCGCGGATGTGATCGAGATCATAGCCGCGGTGGGCGACGCGCTGGACTACGCACACCAGCGCAAGCTGCTGCACCGCGATGTCAAACCGGCCAACATACTGGTCGCCGGCAAACACGGTGCCAAGCGCAGGATCATGCTCACCGACTTCGGCATCGCGCGCCGAGCCGATGAGGTGAACGGGTTGACGTCCACCAACATCACGGTGGGCTCGATGTCCTACACCGCGCCCGAACAACTCATGGGCCAGACCCTCGACGGCCGGGCTGACCAGTACTCGCTGGCCGCCACCGCCTACCGCCTCTTCACCGGGTCGCCGCCGTACGCGCACAGCAACCCCGCCGTCGTCATCAGCCACCACCTCAGCTCCCCGGTCCCCAAGCTCGCTGCCACCAAACCTGAACTTGCCGTGTTCGATTCGGTGATGGCCAAGGGATTGGCGAAAGATCCGAAAGACCGCTACGACACCTGCCACGACTTCGCCAACGCGTTGGCCGAGGCCGCCGCAGGCGCCTCCGCGACACTCAAGATGCCCGCGCTGGCGCCCCCGCCGCCGGTAGCCCAGCAGCCTCTCGCCGCCCCACCGATGGCACCCCCGCCGATGCCTGTCCCGCCGCGGCCGATGTCCCCGTCGAATCCGTCGAGCGCACCGGCTCCGCGGCCCACACCGCCGTCGGAGCCTCCGGTCTTCACCTCGTCGTGGTCGGTCGCCGAGCCTCCCCGCAAACCACCGACGAATCCCCCGATGCCGGCACCCGCGACCAACTTCGGCCCACCGCCGCTGCCGTACGTGGCACCCGTGAAGAAGTCGGGTGGCAAGCGCAAAGGCCTGCTGATCGCGGGCGCGCTCGCCGCCGTCGTCCTGATCGTCGGCGGGGTCACACTGGCGGTGACATCGGGCGGCGACAATGCCGCACCCGGGCCGCAGACCACCACGGCCGCGTCGTCGACGAGTCCGACGACGACGGCATCCACGCCGCCGCAACCGCCGGGCCACTCGTACACCATCGCCGACTACATCCGCGACAACAAGGTCGCCGAAACGCCCATTCACCGCGCCGATCCGGGTGCACCGGTGTTCACCATGCCCACCCCGCCGCCGTGGACCGACGCAGGTACCCGCACCCCGGCGTGGGCCTACTCGGCGATCGTCAACGACAGCGTGACCCCGACGGATCCGCCGTCGGTGATTTCGTTGATCTCCAAGCTCGTCGGTGACGTCGACACCAACAAGCTGCTCGAGTTCGCACCGAACGAACTGCAGAACCTCGCCGAGTACGAGCCGGTCGGCGGGGTCACCCGCGGCAATCTCAACGGATTCCCGTCGGTGTCCCTGGGCGGCTCCTACGTCAAGGACGGCCGACGCCGGGCCATCACCCAGAAGACGGTGACGATGCCGATCCCCGGTGGCGCGTTCGTGCTGCAGATCAACGCCGACTCGCTGTACCGCGACATGAGCTCGCTGACCGACATCAACAAGGTCATCGACGCTCAGGCCACCATCGTCATGCCCTGA
- a CDS encoding type IV toxin-antitoxin system AbiEi family antitoxin, with product MRIPFVGSNAVAAGHLNNGQLRHRYRPIYRDVYVPLRHQVSLRDRVLGATLISGGVISGVAASAIHGAKWVDDDVPVEVVTAGRHQRGLVVRFDTLHDDEVTTVAGIRVTTPARTAFDLARRLPRGKAVERLDALMNACPFSLEDVMLIAKRHPGVRGLRRLRVALPLVDGGAESPRETWLRLLFVDAGLPRPTTQFVICDQGRYVRRIDMCWEEFKVGAEYDGEQHLTSRSQYALDIRVNRVLQRLSWHVIHVIKEDDSHDIVEQARSALLSRGWQGTVTARAESP from the coding sequence GTGCGAATCCCATTTGTCGGCAGCAACGCCGTCGCCGCAGGTCACCTCAACAACGGCCAGCTGCGACACCGCTACCGGCCGATCTATCGCGATGTGTACGTGCCGCTGCGCCACCAGGTATCCCTACGGGATCGGGTTCTCGGCGCAACACTCATCTCCGGCGGGGTGATATCGGGCGTGGCCGCGTCGGCGATCCATGGCGCGAAATGGGTCGACGATGACGTACCCGTCGAAGTGGTCACGGCAGGCAGGCACCAGCGCGGTCTGGTGGTCCGGTTCGACACCCTGCACGACGACGAGGTCACGACGGTCGCCGGAATCCGCGTCACCACACCCGCGCGCACGGCGTTCGACCTGGCCCGCCGCCTGCCTCGCGGCAAGGCTGTCGAGCGCCTGGATGCGCTCATGAATGCTTGCCCGTTCTCGCTTGAGGACGTCATGCTGATCGCCAAACGCCATCCCGGGGTGCGGGGCCTGCGTCGCCTGCGGGTGGCATTGCCACTCGTCGACGGCGGAGCCGAGTCACCGCGGGAGACGTGGTTGCGGCTCCTGTTCGTCGACGCGGGATTACCCAGGCCGACAACCCAATTCGTCATCTGTGACCAGGGGCGCTACGTGCGACGGATCGACATGTGCTGGGAGGAGTTCAAGGTGGGCGCCGAATATGACGGTGAGCAGCACCTCACCAGCCGCTCTCAGTACGCCCTGGATATCCGGGTGAACCGCGTGCTGCAGCGACTCAGCTGGCACGTCATCCACGTCATCAAAGAGGACGACAGCCACGACATTGTCGAGCAGGCGCGCAGTGCGCTGCTGTCACGCGGCTGGCAGGGCACGGTCACCGCCCGAGCAGAGTCTCCGTGA
- a CDS encoding sigma 54-interacting transcriptional regulator yields the protein MSQSKDLPRTVGELRASGHRERGVKAEIRENLLAALADRRDVWPGILGFDDTVIPQLERALIAGHDVVLLGERGQGKTRLLRALTGLLDEWTPVIAGAELSEHPYSPITPESIRRAADSGEDLPIEWRHRSERYTEKLATPDTSVADLVGDIDPIKVAEGRSLGDPETIAYGLIPRAHRGIVAVNELPDLAERIQVSMLNVMEERDIQVRGYTLRLPLDVLVVASANPEDYTNRGRIITPLKDRFGAEIRTHYPLEIESEVGVIRQEAHLAAEVPDYLLGVLARFSRNLRESSSIDQRSGVSARFAIAAAETVAASARHRAAIIGEDDPVARVVDLATVIDVLRGKLEFETGEEGREQAVLEHLLRRATADTAQRLLGGIDVGPVVAAVEEGSPVTTGERVSAKDVLAALPALPALDAVAARLGARSVGERAAAVELALEALYLAKRIDKVSGEGETVYG from the coding sequence GTGAGCCAATCCAAGGATCTGCCTCGGACGGTCGGTGAGCTGCGCGCATCCGGGCACCGTGAGCGAGGCGTGAAAGCCGAAATCCGGGAGAATCTCCTGGCGGCCCTTGCCGACCGGCGTGACGTATGGCCCGGCATCCTCGGCTTCGACGACACCGTGATCCCGCAACTGGAGCGGGCATTGATCGCCGGACATGACGTGGTGCTGCTCGGCGAACGCGGTCAGGGCAAGACGCGGCTGCTGCGGGCGCTGACCGGGCTGCTCGACGAGTGGACACCGGTGATCGCCGGCGCCGAACTGAGTGAGCACCCCTACAGCCCGATCACGCCGGAATCCATCCGGCGCGCTGCCGATTCCGGCGAGGACCTGCCGATCGAATGGCGGCACCGCAGCGAGCGGTACACCGAGAAGCTGGCCACCCCTGACACCAGCGTCGCCGACCTGGTCGGTGACATCGACCCGATCAAGGTGGCCGAGGGCCGCAGCCTCGGCGATCCCGAAACCATCGCCTACGGCCTCATTCCGCGGGCGCACCGCGGCATCGTGGCGGTCAACGAGCTGCCGGATCTCGCCGAGCGCATCCAGGTGTCGATGCTCAACGTCATGGAGGAGCGCGACATCCAGGTGCGTGGCTACACCTTGAGGCTGCCGCTGGATGTGCTCGTCGTCGCCAGCGCCAACCCCGAGGACTACACCAACCGCGGTCGCATCATCACCCCGCTCAAGGACCGCTTCGGTGCCGAAATCCGCACGCACTACCCGCTGGAGATCGAATCCGAGGTCGGGGTGATCCGCCAAGAGGCGCATCTGGCCGCCGAGGTGCCCGACTATCTGCTCGGCGTGCTCGCCCGCTTCTCCCGCAATCTGCGTGAGTCCAGCTCGATCGATCAGCGCTCCGGAGTGTCGGCGCGGTTCGCCATCGCCGCGGCCGAGACGGTCGCGGCCTCGGCCCGGCACCGCGCGGCCATCATCGGTGAGGACGATCCGGTGGCGCGCGTGGTGGACCTCGCCACCGTGATCGACGTGCTGCGCGGCAAGTTGGAGTTCGAGACCGGCGAGGAAGGCCGTGAGCAGGCGGTGTTGGAGCATCTGCTGCGCCGGGCCACCGCTGACACCGCGCAGCGGCTGTTGGGCGGCATCGACGTCGGCCCCGTGGTGGCTGCGGTGGAGGAGGGCTCTCCGGTGACCACCGGTGAGCGAGTGTCCGCCAAGGACGTGCTGGCCGCCCTTCCCGCCCTGCCGGCTCTGGATGCGGTGGCCGCGCGGCTGGGAGCCCGGTCGGTGGGAGAACGGGCCGCAGCGGTCGAACTGGCCCTGGAAGCGCTGTATCTGGCCAAGCGCATCGACAAGGTGTCGGGCGAGGGGGAGACGGTCTATGGCTAG
- a CDS encoding vWA domain-containing protein: MASGHAARGHGHTSRYSRYSGGPDPLAPPIDLRDALEQIGQNVMEGSSPRRALSELLRRGTRDMRGTDRLAAEANRRRRELLSRNNLDGTLQEIKKLLDEAVLAERKELARALDDDARFGELQLESLSPSPAKAVQELSDYSWRSPEAREKYEQIKDLLGREMLDQRFAGMKQALQNATDEDRQRVNDMLDDLNDLLDKHARGEDTEQDFQDFMDKHGEFFPENPSNIDELLDSLAQRAAAAQRFRNSLSAQQRAELDALAEQAFGSPSLMNALNRLDAHLQAARPGEDWSGSQRFSGDNPMGMGEGAQALSDIAELEQLADALSQSYSGATMEDVDLDALARQLGDQAAIDARTLAELERALVNQGFLDRGSDGQWRLSPKAMRQLGQTALRDVAQQLSGRHGERDTRRAGAAGELTGATRPWQFGDTEPWNVTRTVTNAVLRQAGTGVAERPIRFAVEDVEISETETRTQACVALLVDTSFSMVMENRWLPMKRTALALHHLVSTRFRSDALQIIAFGRYARTVSAAELTALEGVYEQGTNLHHALALASRHLRRHPNAQPVVLVVTDGEPTAHLEGYGDGAGSEVFFDYPPHPRTIAHTVRGFDEVARLGAQVTIFRLGTDPGLARFIDQVARRVAGRVVVPDLDGLGAAVVGDYLRSRRR, encoded by the coding sequence ATGGCTAGTGGCCACGCGGCCAGAGGGCACGGGCACACCTCGCGGTATTCGCGATACAGCGGCGGCCCCGATCCGCTCGCGCCGCCGATCGATCTGCGCGACGCGCTCGAGCAGATCGGCCAGAACGTGATGGAGGGGAGCTCGCCGCGCCGCGCGCTCTCGGAGCTGCTGCGTCGCGGCACCCGTGACATGCGCGGCACCGATCGGCTGGCCGCCGAGGCCAACCGGCGTCGGCGGGAACTGCTGTCCCGCAACAACCTTGACGGTACGTTGCAGGAGATCAAGAAGCTGCTCGACGAGGCGGTGCTTGCCGAGCGCAAGGAACTCGCCCGGGCCCTCGACGACGACGCCCGGTTCGGGGAACTGCAGCTCGAGTCTTTGTCGCCGTCCCCCGCCAAGGCGGTGCAGGAGCTCTCGGACTACTCGTGGCGCTCGCCGGAGGCCCGCGAAAAGTACGAGCAGATCAAGGATCTGCTCGGTCGTGAGATGCTCGACCAGCGCTTCGCCGGCATGAAGCAGGCGTTGCAGAACGCCACCGACGAGGACCGCCAGCGTGTCAACGACATGCTCGACGACTTGAACGACCTGCTGGACAAGCACGCTCGCGGCGAGGACACCGAGCAGGATTTTCAAGACTTCATGGACAAGCACGGCGAGTTCTTCCCGGAGAACCCGTCGAACATCGACGAGCTGCTCGATTCGCTGGCGCAACGCGCGGCCGCCGCGCAGCGCTTCCGCAACAGCCTCTCGGCGCAGCAGCGCGCCGAGCTCGATGCCTTGGCGGAGCAGGCTTTCGGGTCTCCCTCGCTGATGAACGCGCTGAACCGGCTCGACGCCCACCTGCAAGCCGCCCGCCCCGGCGAGGACTGGTCGGGCTCGCAGCGGTTCTCCGGCGACAACCCGATGGGCATGGGCGAGGGTGCGCAGGCGCTCTCCGACATCGCCGAACTGGAGCAGCTCGCAGACGCGCTGTCGCAGAGCTATTCCGGGGCCACGATGGAGGACGTCGACCTCGATGCGCTGGCCCGCCAGCTCGGCGACCAGGCCGCCATCGATGCTCGCACGCTCGCGGAGCTGGAGCGGGCCCTGGTCAACCAGGGCTTCCTCGACCGCGGCTCCGATGGGCAGTGGCGGCTCTCGCCCAAAGCCATGCGACAGTTGGGCCAGACCGCGCTGCGTGACGTGGCACAACAACTTTCGGGTCGGCACGGGGAACGCGATACCCGTCGGGCCGGCGCGGCCGGCGAGCTGACGGGGGCGACGCGGCCCTGGCAGTTCGGCGACACCGAGCCGTGGAACGTCACCCGCACGGTGACCAACGCGGTGTTGCGGCAGGCCGGCACGGGTGTCGCAGAGAGGCCCATTCGGTTCGCGGTCGAAGACGTCGAGATCTCGGAGACCGAGACACGCACCCAGGCGTGCGTAGCCCTGCTGGTCGATACGTCGTTCTCCATGGTCATGGAGAACCGCTGGTTGCCGATGAAACGCACGGCGTTGGCGTTGCATCATCTCGTCAGCACGCGGTTCCGGTCAGATGCGCTGCAGATCATCGCCTTCGGCCGCTACGCGCGCACGGTCAGTGCCGCCGAGTTGACGGCACTGGAAGGGGTCTACGAGCAGGGCACCAATTTGCATCACGCGCTGGCGTTGGCGTCGCGGCATCTGCGCCGCCATCCCAATGCCCAGCCCGTCGTGCTCGTGGTCACCGACGGTGAACCCACCGCACACCTGGAGGGGTATGGTGACGGCGCTGGGTCCGAGGTCTTCTTCGACTACCCGCCGCACCCCCGGACCATCGCACACACCGTGCGGGGGTTCGACGAGGTCGCCCGCCTCGGTGCTCAGGTGACGATCTTCCGGCTCGGCACTGACCCAGGGCTGGCCAGGTTCATCGACCAGGTGGCGCGTCGCGTCGCCGGCCGGGTCGTGGTGCCCGACCTCGACGGGCTGGGTGCCGCGGTCGTCGGGGACTATCTGCGATCCCGCCGACGTTGA
- a CDS encoding YdcF family protein → MSTWTRNLRLATVTAGAGLAWCEWRTWQASREALPADRLDPGRITPGEAILVLGCPEPLLHRWRVRIAMRSTDPSHARFVFSGGAVRSELSEAQMMANYAVVSRGVPAANIRLDDQSRTTVENIKNSIPFLADAPAIKIASNTFHARRARRILRDESPELAARLVRTRDYIPAEWGALHAVMAGHEIARRLVRRAQSQRRRDRR, encoded by the coding sequence ATGAGCACGTGGACCAGAAACCTCCGTCTCGCGACGGTCACCGCCGGTGCGGGATTGGCATGGTGTGAGTGGAGAACCTGGCAGGCGTCGCGAGAAGCCCTACCTGCCGACCGCCTCGATCCGGGCCGGATAACACCCGGCGAGGCCATCCTCGTGCTCGGCTGCCCCGAGCCGCTCCTGCACCGCTGGCGCGTGCGCATCGCTATGCGCTCGACCGACCCGTCGCACGCGCGCTTCGTGTTCTCCGGCGGAGCCGTCCGCTCTGAGCTCTCGGAAGCCCAGATGATGGCCAACTACGCCGTTGTCTCCCGCGGAGTACCCGCCGCCAACATTCGTCTCGACGACCAATCGCGGACGACGGTCGAGAACATCAAGAATTCCATTCCGTTCCTGGCCGACGCCCCGGCGATCAAGATCGCGTCGAACACTTTTCACGCCCGCCGGGCCCGGCGCATCCTGCGCGACGAATCACCGGAATTGGCAGCACGATTGGTGCGGACACGCGATTACATCCCCGCTGAGTGGGGTGCCCTGCACGCGGTCATGGCAGGACACGAAATCGCCCGGCGGCTGGTCCGACGGGCACAAAGTCAACGTCGGCGGGATCGCAGATAG